A DNA window from Acetobacter aceti NBRC 14818 contains the following coding sequences:
- a CDS encoding FtsK/SpoIIIE family DNA translocase, whose protein sequence is MRRAHPAFEHCNLGTGFLARISRILPASLSSATTKTSLKRRGDELGGVLLWVLALVLTACFWSYDPLAPSPDVSTDRAPTNLLGRPGAFLADILIQAVGLSTALLIVALAAWGWRIFRHRGLSVFVIRAVALCFLLPVGAALLAALPILITAFHAPAWPSDAGIGGGIGASIAREAVAAGMSAIGPAGGVIIWFLGLILAVLLGALAFGLDKNEWNSIARMTGATMLLIGRQPGRLAKVIIARQRRTLPGQEDAYARNDYGNGYETAGSETGFVEQDNGSKRSWIPRRAKASTASAGQYLAAKAAQETRFAPPPPRSETARQPAATRSTAPTGTDLALLAPSPESPPANRPTGRRPANTVNEDEPVYALPGPVNDAPPPTERLSAYRDEQTEASDLQAPVPPQPAPPPQAVRPEPVTQSAGYGAPAEGEGKKSLLSKLFGGRSENDAGSASGRREAAKASQGWILPPVSLLKLPPASRAAMAPSREMLEGNARLLETVLADFGVQGRIVDLHPGPVVTLYELEPAPGIRAARVIGLADDVARSLSVLSVRIATVPGRNVIGIEVPNATRETVYLSELFKCPEWVNTTARLELALGKDIAGEPVFGDLAKMPHLLVAGTTGSGKSVGINAMILSLLFRHSPDECRLIMIDPKVLELSIYDGIPHLLTPVVTEPNKAVTALKWVVREMDRRYRAMAHLQVRNIAGYNERAAQVRERGEEVTRRVQTGYDPETGNPIFEEQSLTLDPLPFIVVVIDEMADLMMTAGKEIDAAVQRLAQKARAAGIHVIMATQRPSVDVITGTIKANFPTRISFQVISKFDSRTILGEQGAEQLLGQGDMLFMQGGGRITRVHGPFVADSEVEAVVEFLREQGEPIYDEDVISEREDDSAAGAFDAGSGGGDGEAGGLYDKAVAIVIREGKASTSFVQRHLSIGYNRAAKLIEQMEKNGIVTAADHVGRRKVLIGRGAED, encoded by the coding sequence ATGAGGCGGGCGCATCCAGCTTTTGAACACTGCAACCTTGGGACCGGTTTCTTGGCGCGTATCAGCCGCATCCTTCCAGCCAGCCTTTCATCCGCCACGACGAAAACGTCGCTGAAACGCCGAGGTGATGAACTTGGCGGCGTTCTGCTATGGGTGCTGGCGCTCGTCCTGACGGCCTGTTTCTGGAGCTATGACCCGCTCGCCCCCTCCCCGGATGTGTCGACTGACAGAGCGCCCACGAACCTGCTTGGACGACCGGGAGCGTTTCTGGCCGACATTCTCATTCAGGCTGTCGGTCTGTCCACAGCGCTGCTGATTGTGGCCCTCGCCGCATGGGGATGGAGAATCTTCCGGCATCGCGGGCTGAGCGTCTTCGTAATACGGGCTGTCGCCCTCTGTTTTCTCCTTCCGGTGGGAGCCGCTCTTCTTGCGGCGCTGCCCATTCTGATCACGGCCTTTCACGCGCCAGCATGGCCATCTGACGCAGGCATCGGTGGCGGAATCGGAGCCAGCATAGCGCGGGAAGCCGTTGCTGCCGGAATGTCCGCGATTGGCCCTGCGGGCGGCGTTATCATCTGGTTCCTTGGCCTGATCCTTGCTGTTCTTCTGGGCGCGCTGGCGTTCGGGCTCGACAAGAATGAATGGAACAGCATCGCCCGCATGACGGGCGCAACCATGCTGCTGATCGGTCGTCAGCCCGGTCGCCTCGCCAAGGTGATTATTGCGCGTCAGCGTCGCACCCTTCCGGGGCAGGAGGACGCATACGCACGCAACGACTACGGCAATGGCTATGAAACAGCCGGTTCCGAAACAGGTTTTGTCGAACAGGACAATGGTAGCAAACGGTCATGGATTCCACGACGGGCCAAGGCTTCCACCGCATCAGCCGGGCAGTATCTTGCTGCAAAGGCCGCGCAGGAAACCCGCTTTGCGCCACCTCCGCCACGTTCCGAAACAGCAAGACAGCCTGCCGCCACGAGAAGCACAGCTCCGACCGGAACCGATCTTGCTCTTCTGGCGCCCTCGCCGGAATCACCTCCAGCTAACCGTCCGACTGGACGCAGGCCTGCCAACACGGTCAATGAGGACGAGCCGGTCTACGCCCTGCCCGGCCCGGTGAATGACGCCCCGCCGCCGACCGAGCGCCTCTCGGCGTATCGGGATGAGCAGACCGAGGCTTCTGATCTTCAGGCACCAGTCCCCCCACAACCAGCACCTCCCCCGCAGGCTGTCCGTCCTGAACCGGTCACACAGTCTGCCGGTTACGGTGCGCCTGCTGAAGGTGAAGGCAAGAAGTCCCTGCTTTCCAAACTGTTCGGTGGACGCTCAGAGAATGATGCCGGTTCAGCTTCAGGTCGCCGCGAAGCAGCCAAAGCATCTCAGGGGTGGATTCTGCCGCCTGTCTCCCTGCTGAAGCTTCCGCCCGCCTCGCGTGCCGCCATGGCCCCGTCGCGGGAAATGCTGGAAGGGAATGCCCGCCTTCTCGAGACGGTTCTTGCCGACTTCGGCGTGCAGGGACGGATCGTCGATCTGCATCCTGGCCCGGTGGTCACGCTGTACGAGCTTGAACCCGCTCCCGGTATCCGTGCCGCGCGCGTCATCGGTCTGGCGGACGACGTGGCCCGCTCCCTGTCCGTGCTCAGTGTCCGTATCGCCACCGTTCCCGGCCGTAATGTCATCGGTATTGAAGTCCCGAATGCGACCCGTGAGACGGTGTATCTTTCCGAGTTGTTCAAATGCCCGGAATGGGTGAACACGACGGCGCGGCTTGAGCTGGCTCTCGGCAAGGACATCGCTGGCGAACCGGTCTTCGGTGATCTCGCCAAGATGCCGCATCTGCTCGTCGCAGGCACCACCGGCTCCGGTAAGTCGGTCGGGATTAACGCGATGATCCTGTCGCTGCTTTTCCGTCATTCGCCGGACGAGTGCCGCCTGATCATGATCGACCCGAAGGTGCTGGAACTGTCGATCTATGACGGTATCCCTCACCTGCTGACGCCTGTCGTCACCGAGCCGAACAAGGCCGTCACCGCCCTGAAATGGGTCGTGCGTGAGATGGACCGTCGCTACCGCGCCATGGCGCATCTGCAGGTGCGTAATATCGCCGGTTATAACGAACGGGCCGCGCAGGTCCGCGAGCGCGGCGAGGAAGTCACGCGCCGTGTCCAGACGGGCTACGATCCGGAAACCGGCAATCCGATTTTTGAAGAACAGTCCCTGACGCTCGATCCCCTGCCCTTTATCGTTGTGGTCATTGACGAAATGGCCGACCTGATGATGACGGCAGGCAAGGAAATCGACGCCGCCGTCCAGCGTCTCGCACAGAAAGCCCGTGCGGCCGGTATCCACGTCATCATGGCGACGCAGCGTCCGTCCGTGGATGTGATCACCGGCACCATCAAGGCCAACTTCCCGACGCGTATTTCCTTCCAGGTCATCAGCAAGTTCGACAGCCGCACGATCCTTGGCGAACAGGGCGCAGAGCAGCTTCTGGGTCAGGGCGACATGCTGTTCATGCAGGGCGGTGGTCGCATTACGCGTGTGCATGGGCCGTTCGTGGCGGATAGCGAAGTCGAAGCGGTGGTCGAATTCCTGCGCGAACAGGGCGAGCCAATTTACGACGAGGACGTCATCTCCGAACGCGAGGACGACAGCGCTGCGGGAGCCTTCGATGCTGGAAGTGGCGGTGGCGATGGCGAAGCAGGCGGCCTATATGACAAGGCGGTGGCCATCGTGATCCGCGAAGGCAAGGCATCCACCTCTTTCGTTCAGCGTCATCTATCGATTGGCTATAACCGCGCCGCCAAGCTGATCGAACAGATGGAGAAGAACGGCATCGTGACGGCTGCCGACCATGTGGGACGCCGGAAGGTGCTGATCGGGCGTGGCGCGGAAGACTGA
- a CDS encoding RluA family pseudouridine synthase yields MTGLSSTLPFETLYESNQALVINKPAGLPVHPGPRGGPSVEDWFPLMSRRKDGPWLAHRLDADTAGCLAIALRKQTLLAMQSCFAQGLTRKIYWAIVQGVPPETVEMNQPLKKISSKSGGWRMCTAPDGQNARTTLRRLGTDGVCSWVELTLHTGRTHQARIHCALLGTPIKGDPIYSEEKNETSGPLQLLSRELTLQLPTPITAVAPPPPHMEAALRRCGYHPSNG; encoded by the coding sequence ATGACGGGTCTCTCTTCAACGCTCCCGTTTGAAACGCTCTATGAAAGCAATCAGGCGCTTGTCATCAACAAGCCTGCTGGTCTGCCGGTTCACCCCGGACCTCGTGGTGGACCCAGCGTTGAAGACTGGTTTCCTCTGATGAGCCGACGGAAAGACGGTCCGTGGCTGGCGCACAGACTGGATGCCGATACGGCAGGCTGCCTTGCCATTGCCCTGCGCAAACAGACATTGCTGGCAATGCAGTCCTGCTTCGCTCAAGGCCTCACCCGCAAGATCTACTGGGCCATCGTGCAGGGTGTTCCCCCGGAAACGGTAGAGATGAATCAGCCTCTAAAGAAAATCAGCTCGAAGTCTGGTGGATGGAGAATGTGCACTGCCCCGGACGGGCAGAACGCACGCACGACATTGAGACGTCTGGGAACGGATGGCGTCTGCTCATGGGTAGAACTGACGCTGCATACAGGTCGAACCCATCAGGCGCGGATTCATTGCGCGTTGCTGGGCACCCCTATCAAAGGCGACCCGATCTATTCCGAAGAAAAAAATGAGACTTCAGGTCCGTTACAGCTTCTGAGTCGGGAGCTAACTCTGCAACTTCCCACGCCGATCACGGCTGTCGCGCCGCCGCCGCCCCACATGGAGGCGGCGTTAAGACGCTGCGGGTATCACCCGTCAAACGGGTAA
- a CDS encoding glycosyltransferase family 32 protein, with translation MTEPVTPPHLTPSDLANNERAVAYFNEHGCDTVEKAFYLANILHTDRCVAEAARVYHIGYELHSKSPDQHPGAHILLHVSLLCQLKAGLPLDPADMDALRSLSLPLYNYILGIQTAWTTGDLIKAARIMGNCYDEFHTGEECDRLYLEVMNRLYTEQMRNGVADSRVPGALIPRKIFMYWDKETPDEVERNFEYHRNLKGIEVKTFNQEEAAQWLYDVYGVEARNLFLSTRHPAEAADFLRAHVIQKLGGWWLDADIRIRSEEVFFERLSHHHSHVFLLTHDSVVHNDFFGSVSNSPILEDVLLSLYRNCYLHPGLYIPYKTGPGVFERALNRTFHADFMRVRPIPSMIVYDNHVFSEIIEELHVDYKFQGKSWHAVSN, from the coding sequence ATGACTGAACCGGTAACGCCACCGCATCTTACTCCCTCCGATCTGGCAAATAATGAAAGAGCCGTTGCTTATTTTAATGAGCATGGCTGCGACACTGTTGAGAAGGCGTTTTACCTCGCCAATATTCTCCATACGGATCGGTGCGTTGCGGAAGCGGCCCGTGTTTATCATATCGGATACGAGCTTCATTCCAAGTCTCCGGACCAGCATCCCGGTGCGCACATCCTGCTGCATGTGAGCCTGTTGTGTCAGCTGAAAGCCGGTCTGCCGCTTGATCCGGCGGATATGGATGCGCTCCGTTCGCTCTCGCTTCCCCTCTACAATTACATCCTCGGTATCCAGACGGCATGGACAACAGGTGACCTGATCAAGGCCGCCCGTATCATGGGGAACTGTTACGACGAGTTCCACACGGGCGAAGAGTGTGACCGGCTGTATCTGGAGGTCATGAACCGCCTCTACACAGAGCAGATGCGTAACGGTGTGGCTGATAGCCGCGTGCCGGGCGCTCTCATCCCGCGCAAGATCTTCATGTACTGGGATAAGGAAACGCCTGACGAGGTTGAGCGTAACTTCGAATATCACCGCAATCTCAAGGGCATTGAAGTCAAGACCTTTAATCAGGAAGAAGCCGCCCAGTGGCTGTATGACGTCTACGGCGTCGAGGCCCGGAACCTGTTCCTGAGCACCCGTCACCCAGCCGAGGCCGCTGACTTCCTGCGCGCCCATGTCATCCAGAAGCTCGGTGGCTGGTGGCTTGATGCCGACATTCGTATCCGTTCCGAGGAAGTTTTCTTTGAGCGACTGTCCCATCACCACTCGCATGTGTTCCTGCTGACCCATGACAGCGTGGTGCATAACGACTTCTTCGGTTCTGTCTCGAACAGCCCGATTCTGGAAGACGTTCTGCTGTCGCTCTATCGGAACTGCTATCTGCATCCGGGTCTGTACATCCCCTACAAAACCGGCCCCGGTGTATTCGAGCGCGCTCTGAACCGCACGTTCCATGCAGATTTCATGCGGGTGCGTCCGATCCCGTCCATGATCGTGTATGACAATCACGTCTTCTCCGAAATTATCGAAGAGCTGCATGTTGACTACAAGTTCCAGGGCAAGTCCTGGCACGCGGTCAGCAACTGA
- the thiO gene encoding glycine oxidase ThiO yields the protein MTRPQNILVRGAGVAGLVAAVRLASRGARVTLAEAGPKVGSGASWMAGGMLAPWCEAEAAPPEVTERSIDSLAWWRANVPDVQSNGSLVVAPPRDAAEIARFGRRTSHFREIGPQEIGELEPDLADRFQKALFFPEEGHLDPRKALPALADRLVNELGGRLLLNTADAPADESFDWIVDATGLRARKELSALRGVRGEMLLLRCADVELHRPVRMLHPRIPIYIVPRADHLFMVGATMIESENDGPMTLRSMSELLNAAWTLHPGFAEAEIVDIGTGLRPSYPDNVPLVTQEGRTIFVNGMYRHGYLLSPWLGEQVEKLVFDS from the coding sequence ATGACACGCCCTCAAAACATTCTGGTCCGCGGCGCTGGCGTCGCGGGTCTTGTTGCCGCCGTTAGACTGGCCAGCCGGGGAGCGCGCGTCACCCTAGCCGAGGCTGGACCGAAGGTTGGTTCAGGCGCGTCCTGGATGGCGGGCGGTATGTTGGCCCCCTGGTGTGAAGCAGAGGCAGCGCCGCCTGAAGTGACCGAACGTTCAATTGATTCCCTCGCCTGGTGGCGCGCCAACGTGCCAGATGTGCAGTCCAACGGCAGTCTTGTGGTCGCTCCTCCCCGCGACGCAGCAGAAATCGCCCGCTTTGGACGCCGCACCAGTCATTTCCGGGAAATCGGTCCACAGGAGATCGGCGAACTGGAACCGGATCTCGCCGACCGTTTTCAGAAAGCCCTCTTTTTCCCGGAAGAAGGGCATCTCGACCCGAGGAAGGCGCTCCCTGCCCTCGCTGATCGTCTGGTCAACGAACTGGGCGGCCGCCTGCTATTGAATACTGCGGACGCACCAGCCGACGAGTCTTTTGACTGGATCGTCGATGCCACAGGCTTGCGGGCGCGGAAGGAACTTTCTGCGCTGCGAGGCGTGAGAGGAGAGATGCTTCTTCTTCGCTGTGCCGACGTTGAACTGCACAGGCCAGTGCGGATGCTGCATCCCCGTATTCCTATTTATATAGTACCGCGAGCCGATCACCTATTCATGGTCGGCGCAACGATGATCGAAAGCGAGAATGACGGGCCGATGACGCTCCGGTCGATGAGCGAACTGCTCAACGCGGCCTGGACGCTTCACCCCGGTTTTGCGGAAGCTGAAATCGTGGATATCGGAACAGGACTAAGGCCATCCTATCCGGATAATGTCCCGCTCGTGACGCAGGAAGGCCGCACCATTTTCGTCAACGGCATGTACCGTCACGGCTATCTTCTTTCACCGTGGCTGGGCGAACAGGTCGAGAAGCTCGTATTCGATTCTTGA
- the thiS gene encoding sulfur carrier protein ThiS, translating into MNILVNDEAREVSASTLAALVDELGLKGARIATAVDGDFVPASRRSHLAIAEGMKIEIVAPMQGG; encoded by the coding sequence ATGAACATTCTGGTCAACGACGAAGCCCGCGAGGTGAGTGCCTCCACTCTTGCCGCGCTTGTCGATGAACTCGGCCTGAAGGGCGCACGCATCGCCACCGCTGTGGATGGCGACTTCGTACCGGCCTCCCGTCGCTCTCATCTGGCCATTGCAGAGGGAATGAAGATTGAAATCGTCGCTCCCATGCAGGGTGGATAA
- a CDS encoding thiazole synthase, whose amino-acid sequence MKFYGTTLSSPLMLGTAQYPSPEILASAVKVAQAGVITVSLRRESAGQKAGQAFWSLIRELEVPVLPNTAGCHTVKEAVTTAHMAREVFETDWVKLEVIGEADTLQPDVFGLVEAARILTSEGFKVFPYTTEDLVVAEKLLAAGCEVLMPWGAPIGSGKGLNNVFGLRALRAHFPDVPLVVDAGIGVPSHAAQAMELGYDAVLINTAVAKAGDPVAMARAFSLAVEAGALAYQADPMAERDMAAPSTPLLGKPVLA is encoded by the coding sequence ATGAAGTTTTACGGAACCACACTTTCCTCTCCCCTGATGCTCGGCACGGCTCAGTATCCCTCTCCTGAAATCCTTGCCTCTGCTGTAAAGGTGGCACAGGCAGGCGTGATCACGGTGTCATTGCGCCGTGAATCGGCCGGTCAGAAAGCCGGTCAGGCATTCTGGTCCCTCATTCGCGAGCTTGAAGTCCCGGTGCTGCCCAATACCGCCGGGTGTCACACGGTGAAAGAAGCGGTCACGACAGCCCACATGGCCCGCGAGGTGTTCGAGACAGACTGGGTGAAGCTAGAAGTCATCGGCGAAGCCGACACGCTTCAGCCGGATGTGTTCGGCCTTGTGGAAGCGGCGCGTATTCTCACGTCTGAAGGTTTCAAGGTTTTCCCTTACACAACGGAAGATCTCGTGGTGGCGGAAAAACTGCTGGCGGCTGGGTGCGAGGTGCTGATGCCGTGGGGCGCGCCCATTGGTTCGGGCAAGGGCCTGAACAACGTGTTCGGCCTGCGCGCTCTCCGTGCGCATTTCCCGGATGTTCCGCTGGTTGTCGATGCCGGAATCGGTGTGCCGTCTCACGCCGCTCAGGCCATGGAACTCGGCTACGACGCGGTGCTCATCAACACAGCCGTCGCCAAGGCTGGTGATCCGGTGGCAATGGCGCGGGCTTTCAGTCTTGCGGTCGAAGCAGGCGCTCTGGCCTATCAGGCTGATCCCATGGCGGAACGCGATATGGCGGCCCCCTCCACTCCTCTCCTTGGAAAGCCTGTGCTCGCATGA
- a CDS encoding thiamine phosphate synthase: MTHSPLPQRIYPVVDRAFWVDRLGAAGARFIQLRIKDKTGAALVEELKEGLRFAEQHGVSLVVNDFWQEAILCGAPWLHLGQEDLDTADLDAIRNAGISFGISTHCVEELDRALAVKPDYVALGPIWPTRLKKMAFGPQGTEKLAEWRQRIGDLPLVAIGGVTLARAPECIAAGADCVSAVSDFILAPDPEAQIAAWLAATEKSVAK; the protein is encoded by the coding sequence ATGACCCATTCTCCGCTACCCCAGCGTATCTATCCGGTTGTGGACCGCGCGTTCTGGGTCGATCGTCTTGGCGCAGCAGGCGCACGTTTCATCCAGCTTCGCATCAAGGACAAAACCGGGGCGGCTCTGGTTGAAGAGCTGAAGGAAGGACTGCGCTTTGCCGAGCAGCATGGCGTGTCGCTGGTCGTCAACGACTTCTGGCAGGAAGCCATTCTGTGTGGCGCACCTTGGCTACATCTGGGGCAGGAAGATCTCGATACAGCGGACCTCGACGCCATCAGGAATGCAGGCATTAGTTTCGGCATCAGCACGCATTGCGTGGAAGAACTGGATCGGGCGCTGGCAGTAAAGCCTGATTATGTCGCGCTGGGTCCGATCTGGCCGACGCGTCTCAAGAAAATGGCTTTTGGTCCGCAGGGCACGGAAAAGCTGGCCGAGTGGCGGCAGAGGATTGGAGATCTGCCTCTTGTCGCGATCGGCGGTGTGACCCTTGCCCGCGCTCCTGAGTGCATTGCCGCCGGTGCAGACTGCGTTTCGGCTGTTTCCGACTTCATCCTCGCGCCTGATCCTGAGGCCCAGATTGCGGCATGGCTGGCGGCGACAGAAAAAAGCGTTGCGAAATAA
- a CDS encoding N-formylglutamate amidohydrolase — translation MLDQSGAVFSDSFNAREEDTSVGFRANPPVTVVRPSGESIPLIISSPHSGRDYSSSFLAQVRLPLEVLRSGEDFHVDTLVASAPDHGATLLSATFPRVFCDVNRASLDLDPAMIAGAEGEALSPSARGRAGLGSIPVVVSGGRQLYAGKLSMAETTARLRRYWHPYHAELRKLIAEVKEKHGFCVLLDMHSMPAGVDGSKADCVIGDCFGASSELHYVQALARNLLTQNMKVARNHPFAGGFITSHYGRPAEGVSAIQLEMNRALYVSRRANGGSGLNPRFAQKIEQVIADMATYVAQCVKAR, via the coding sequence TGTTTTCAGCGATTCTTTCAACGCCAGAGAAGAAGATACGTCTGTCGGTTTCCGTGCGAATCCGCCCGTAACTGTTGTGCGCCCATCCGGCGAATCTATACCGCTCATCATCTCGTCACCCCATTCAGGCCGCGATTATTCTTCCAGCTTTCTTGCCCAGGTCAGATTGCCGCTTGAAGTGCTGCGCAGTGGGGAAGACTTTCACGTCGATACTCTGGTCGCTTCTGCGCCAGATCATGGGGCAACCCTGCTTTCTGCTACGTTTCCCAGGGTCTTCTGCGATGTGAACAGAGCCTCACTCGATCTCGATCCGGCCATGATCGCCGGAGCAGAGGGAGAAGCGCTCAGCCCCTCCGCCCGCGGACGTGCGGGCCTTGGAAGTATCCCGGTGGTGGTTTCCGGAGGAAGGCAGCTCTATGCCGGGAAACTCTCCATGGCGGAAACAACGGCTCGCTTACGACGTTACTGGCATCCATACCACGCTGAACTTCGTAAACTAATCGCGGAAGTGAAAGAGAAGCACGGGTTCTGTGTTCTGCTCGACATGCACTCCATGCCGGCGGGAGTGGATGGCTCGAAAGCCGACTGTGTGATTGGCGACTGTTTCGGCGCCTCAAGCGAGCTGCATTATGTGCAGGCGCTGGCCCGTAATCTGTTGACCCAGAATATGAAAGTCGCCCGTAATCATCCGTTCGCCGGTGGATTCATCACCAGCCATTACGGTCGTCCGGCTGAAGGCGTCAGCGCCATACAGCTTGAAATGAATCGTGCTCTTTATGTGAGCCGGAGGGCCAATGGCGGTTCCGGGCTAAATCCCCGCTTTGCCCAGAAAATCGAACAGGTCATCGCAGACATGGCGACTTATGTCGCGCAGTGTGTGAAGGCGCGCTGA